From the Vibrio natriegens NBRC 15636 = ATCC 14048 = DSM 759 genome, the window GATAGTGATATTAATTGGACTGAATTTAAGGCCATTTTTGGTCGCAATCGGCCCCTCTATTGAGCAAATAGTCCAGGATACGGGTCTAGGCTATTCGGTGACTTCACTGCTGACGTTAATTCCAATGGCGCTAATGGGGGCTGGGGCGTTAATTATCACTCGCTTTCCGTTTCTTGCAGAAAAGATCAATTATTTGCTTTTGGCCCTGCTGATGTTAATGATAGGTAACTCGCTGAGACTGTTTGCTGAAAACGGCTCGATTCTGTTGCTCTCTACATTTGTTTGTGGCGGTGCCGTGGCATTGATACAGTCTTGTGTCCCACGCTTGATTAAACAGCATTTTACAAAGCAGATGCCAGTCGTCATCGGTTGTTATTCCGCTTCTCTAATGGTTGGTGGGGCGCTGGGGGCATTGGTCAGCCAGACGCTAATCGGTGAAGGCCTATCGTGGCGTGAAAGTATGGCGTGGTTGGCGTTACCCTGTTTGCTGACTTTGATACTGGCTAGCGTGGGACTACCGCGCAGAAATATATCACCGAACGGTCGCAGCGAATGGACACAACTTTTTCGGCAAATCAGTACTTGGGAATTGGTGCTTTTGTTCGCGCTTGTTAACGGTGGGTATGCGTCAATTGTGACTTGGTTGCCTCCGTATTATCAAAAACTAGGGTTCGCTCCTGAGCAGAGCAGCCATTTGATCTTCGCGTTGTCGCTAATACAGGCGTGCTGCGCCTTGCTGTTGCCGATGAGAATCAAACAATCTGGCGATCGGCGTGTTTGGCTGATGGCGATGTTAACGTCGTTAATTTTGGGGTTGCTCGGTGTGATGTTTTGGCCCCAGCCGTTGTCATACCTCTGGGCTGCGCTTAGCGGTATAGGGTTGGGAGGCGGTTTCTCAATTTGTATGTTATTGGCCTTGGAGCGGTATCAAAGCCTCGAGCATTCCAACGCGCTAAGTGTGATCATGCAAGGCGGTGGCTTTTTACTGGCGTCTTTATTTCCGCTGGCTTTTATCCTTTTCGTTGAGTTGACTGGGGAGTTTTCCAGCGGTTGGACGATGCAAGTCATGTCGTTATTTTTTGCAACATTACTCTGTTTACGTCTACCTAAATTGCGACAACATCAGCCAGAGCTCAATCATTGAGTCAGCGTCTACACAAAGCTTCTACTCTCAGTTGTCTTGAACGCTTTTGATGCCCAAGTGATTTCTGTTTTACTTGGGTATTCATTTCAATTCAATTCTTATCTTTCATCTTCTGATAATTAGTCGCTCAAAGTGACATATTCCAGAAGATCACCAAGAATCTTTAATTTACATAGATAACAATTCAGTGACTGAATCGTGTCTATTTGTATTTTAAATATTCCAGTAAGCACAGATCTTAATGCGGGTGTGATTAACTTCATAAATATAGAGTTAAAGATTCTGCTAATAAATCGGGAATAATTTGCCTGTCATCACATAAATCCACTATTTTCATCCGGTTTTGTTATCGGTTTGTGTCAATGCGTAGTGTTTTTGAGCTGCCATTAAAAGTTTAGAT encodes:
- a CDS encoding MFS transporter; amino-acid sequence: MYDKYTQNILSIRVFAIVILIGLNLRPFLVAIGPSIEQIVQDTGLGYSVTSLLTLIPMALMGAGALIITRFPFLAEKINYLLLALLMLMIGNSLRLFAENGSILLLSTFVCGGAVALIQSCVPRLIKQHFTKQMPVVIGCYSASLMVGGALGALVSQTLIGEGLSWRESMAWLALPCLLTLILASVGLPRRNISPNGRSEWTQLFRQISTWELVLLFALVNGGYASIVTWLPPYYQKLGFAPEQSSHLIFALSLIQACCALLLPMRIKQSGDRRVWLMAMLTSLILGLLGVMFWPQPLSYLWAALSGIGLGGGFSICMLLALERYQSLEHSNALSVIMQGGGFLLASLFPLAFILFVELTGEFSSGWTMQVMSLFFATLLCLRLPKLRQHQPELNH